The nucleotide window ACGGGGTCCGGGGCGATCgtcccggcgccggcgccggaggcGACCGCACCGGCGGTGGTGCAGTCCGCGTCCGGGTCCGTCGTGAAGAAGCGCCGGCCGCGTTCGTCGGACCTCGTGCGGGTCTCCTCGCTCGGCGTGCAGGACCAGATCTACTTCCGCGACCTCGTGCGCAGGGCGCGCATCACTTTCGAGTGCCTCCGCGGGCTGCTACTCAGGGACGACGAGCGCGCCGAGTCCCTCGGCCTCGCGGGCGTCGCCGGGTTCGGCGTTGCCAGGGACCGGCGCCGCGTCCGCGCGGACCTGCGTGCCGCAGCGCTCATGGCGGACCACGACCTCTGGCTCAATCGCGACCGCCGCATCGTGGGGCCGATGCCCGGGATCTCGGTGGGTGATGCCTTCTTCTTCCGCATGGAGCTCTGCGTGCTTGGCCTCCATGGCCAGGTGCAGGCAGGAATTGATTATGTCAGTGCAGGGAGGTCTGCATCTGGGGAGCCTATAGCCACATCTATAATTGTATCTGGTGGgtatgaggatgatgatgatcacgGTGATGTACTTGTGTACACTGGGCATGGCGGCCGTGATCCCAACCTCCACAAGCATTGCGTCGATCAGAAGCTGGAGGGCGGCAATCTTGCGCTCGAGCGCAGCATGGCTTATGGTATTGAGATTCGTGTAATCCGTGCTGTCAAGTCAAGACGAAGCCCTGTTGGTAAGGTATACTTCTACGATGGCCTCTACAAGGTTGTCGACTACTGGCTCGACCGTGGGAAATCTGGGTTTGGTGTTTATAAGTATAGAATGCTGCGCATTGAAGGCCAAGAACCCATGGGTACTGTCAATTATCGAGTAGCTGAACAGCTTAAGGTGGATGTGTTGGCTATAAGGCCAACAGGGTATTTGAGCTTTGATATCTCCATGGGCCGAGAGACCTTGCCAGTCGCACTCTTCAatgatgttgatgatgatcaGGACCCACTCTTGTTCGAGTATCTGGCACGGCCAATATTTCCTACCTCTGCTGTCCAGGGGAAGTTTGCtgaaggtggtggtggtggttgtgatTGCGTTGGGATTTGCTCAATTGGATGTAACTGTGCAGGGAGGAATGGTGGCGAGTTTCCATATGATAAGACTGGAACCCTGCTACGAGGCAAGCCACTGGTATATGAGTGTGGGCCATACTGCAGGTGCCCACCTAGTTGCCCCAACAGGGTTAGTCAGAAGGGGCTTCAACATAGGCTTGAGGTATTCCGGTCAAGGGAGACTGGGTGGGGAGTTCGGTCTTTGGATCTCATTAAGGCTGGCACATTCATTTGTGAGTTCAGCGGGATTGTCCTTACTCACCAGCAGTCAGAGATTGTGGCAGCGAATGGCGATTGCTTGGTGCGTCCAAGTAGGTTTCCTCCAAGGTGGTTGGATTGGGGTGATATATCTGATGTGAACCCTGATTATGTGGCTCCAGACCATCCTGCTATTCCTGAGTTAAACTTTGCAATTGACGTGTCAAGGGCAAGGAATGTGGCATGCTATTTCAGCCACAGTTGCAGTCCAAACGTGTTTGTCCAGTTTGTGCTGTTTGATCATTACAATGCGTCTTACCCCCacctcatgatctttgccatGGAAAACATTCCACCATTGAGGGAGCTAAGCATTGACTATGGGATGGTTGATGAATGGGTTGGACAGTTAACCATGTAACTGGAGTACCTATTTAGAAGGCAGTGCTCTCTTTCTTTTCCCTTTATTTTTGAAGTTTTCATAATGCTTCACTTGGGGATCATCAAGCCAACTGCTGACTAAAATTCCTCAGCTGGTAATTCTCTTTATTCCTTCTGTGCTATTTTTCTTTTGGTACTTCATAGGACTGTTTCTTGGCAGTAGTTACTCATAATTTTCCTTCAAAGATTGTTATGTGTATGTGGTTGAGTTCCATGtatacttcaaactttatatttTGCTATACTGTATACTTGTGCTCAGATCTAGACTAATTATAGTATCGTGTTACTGTTTTCCCTCAAGTtatcctcctaatttctctaccTCATTGCTGATTCAGTGCTTTGGTTAAAAAAAATCTATACTGCAGTTGCAGAAGAGGTTGTATGTCACTCATTTACTAAACCGTCTAATGCGCATGATCCACGGCTGTGGCCCTTGCCCTTGCTAGTTATGTCTGCACACTGCATCCTAGCAAAATCTAAAtagtaataacttttattctttttccagtaagaaagatgatgatgttATTGCATAGTCATTAGGTGACCATCTCTAGTTTCTTTCCCTGTTGGTTTTGTAGTTTCATTGACCTGGACATGCCTATTCTGCCTATAGATGAGGATTACCATTGTAGCTATTTAGTTGAATTACCAGATCCTATGGGACAAGGTTTCATCAAGATCATGTGTGGTATCAAAGATTGATGGCTGGTGAACAATAAAAGAATCCTGCAGCAAACTCATGTGTTAGAATCCTATTACACTAGCTTGTAGTCCTGATCATTAAAAGATTCAATGATGAGCATGTTGGGCTTGTGAAAGTTTAACAGCCTTAATTGTGTGAATGCTTAATGCTGGGCTTCTTAAAGTTGCAGCTTTGGTCACCAGCCCACCACCACAGCTCAATGATGAGCTGTCACTAATGGAGTAGTTGTCTTGTGCTGCTGGCTGTGCAAAACCTTTGATATGGTTAGACAATGTGGTGAGCAGGCACAAAAATCAAGTTGACAAAGCTTCTGTTATTTTCTGTGGCAAACTATTGAGTAGTGACCCTTTTTCCTGTTTTGTTGGTTTAGACCCAAATAACCAATATCATTCACTGATCTGATGTCTCTTTGCAGCTATTCTATGTCCAACTGCTCTTTATTCCTCCACTCATTGTCACAAATGATCAGTTGTTCCCTGTGTATGCCATTGGCACTTGTACAGTTTTGAACAGACAGTTTGCTCATTACTCTATTATATTTGTGCAAGGATTTTGCTTGTGACTTCACAAAAAATTCTTATTGCAGTTCATATGCTCTGCAGTGATAGTCAAAATTGTCAGTTATTAGCTGATTACCTACTTTCATATTTGCCTAAAGTTGTGTTATGGTTTCAAAT belongs to Miscanthus floridulus cultivar M001 chromosome 4, ASM1932011v1, whole genome shotgun sequence and includes:
- the LOC136549626 gene encoding histone-lysine N-methyltransferase family member SUVH9-like yields the protein MRREGLGNFGAEEEAREGGQGSLVMEMDVEQSSPSSSPMSSPAGSSDSIDLNFLPFLKREPKSEPASPELGPLPLPGPPTLTPPQQHAAAPAPEASVPLPPATPDLSSAPVMAPLQSLPPNQDVDALLQEYYRLASLYVSSTGSGAIVPAPAPEATAPAVVQSASGSVVKKRRPRSSDLVRVSSLGVQDQIYFRDLVRRARITFECLRGLLLRDDERAESLGLAGVAGFGVARDRRRVRADLRAAALMADHDLWLNRDRRIVGPMPGISVGDAFFFRMELCVLGLHGQVQAGIDYVSAGRSASGEPIATSIIVSGGYEDDDDHGDVLVYTGHGGRDPNLHKHCVDQKLEGGNLALERSMAYGIEIRVIRAVKSRRSPVGKVYFYDGLYKVVDYWLDRGKSGFGVYKYRMLRIEGQEPMGTVNYRVAEQLKVDVLAIRPTGYLSFDISMGRETLPVALFNDVDDDQDPLLFEYLARPIFPTSAVQGKFAEGGGGGCDCVGICSIGCNCAGRNGGEFPYDKTGTLLRGKPLVYECGPYCRCPPSCPNRVSQKGLQHRLEVFRSRETGWGVRSLDLIKAGTFICEFSGIVLTHQQSEIVAANGDCLVRPSRFPPRWLDWGDISDVNPDYVAPDHPAIPELNFAIDVSRARNVACYFSHSCSPNVFVQFVLFDHYNASYPHLMIFAMENIPPLRELSIDYGMVDEWVGQLTM